Proteins encoded by one window of Salvia splendens isolate huo1 chromosome 5, SspV2, whole genome shotgun sequence:
- the LOC121804988 gene encoding translation initiation factor IF-2, chloroplastic-like has protein sequence MASLASLANLGSLNMISFGNFDGSVCLVRSISIHRNGNSFSGRRWRYVGVCRYSVTTDYIAEQGTSVSLDSTYGGSKESDTNTFLKAAPKPVLKSESKPNPLLNMSSDESKVNTRSDAGRVSDAEEERSKVIESLGEVLEKAEKLETSKKPDAPASKPLTSEVVNQRNGKPFSSAESTNRKSNNKTNKSVWRKGNPVSPVQKIVKETVKQEPRTDGAGVSVSGSQPASPVRPPPPPQKIQPKLQERPSVAPPSPPIKKPITLKDVGAGSKPLVANGTDSPPKSKERKPILIDKFASKKPVVDPVIAQAVLAPTKPVKTFGPVKFKDGFRKKGGPSGAPRRRLDEDGIQDEDASELDVSIRGAATARKGRKWSKASRKAARLQAAKDAAPVRVEIMEVEEDGMSTEELAYNLATSEGEILGYLYSKGIKPDGVLKLSKDVVKMVCEEYEVEVIDADPIRVEEMAKKKEILDDDDLDKLELRPPVLTIMGHVDHGKTSLLDYIRKSKVAASEAGGITQGIGAYRVQVPFDGKPQTCVFLDTPGHEAFGAMRARGARVTDIAIIVVAADDGIQPQTTEAIAHAKAAGVPIIVAINKIDKDGANPDRVMQDLSSIGFMPEEWGGDIPMVKISALKGENVDDLLETVMLVSELQELKANPNRNAKGTVIEAGLDKSRGPVATFIVQNGTLKRGDIVVCGEAFGKVRALFDDQGTRVDEAGPSIPVQVIGLNNVPLAGDEFEVVGSLDIAREQAESRADYMRNERIMEKAGDGMITLSSLASAVSAGKTVGLDLHQLNIILKVDLQGSIEAVRQALQVLPQTNISLKFLLQATGDVSSSDVDLAVASKAIIFGFNVKVPGSVKSQADSKGVEIRLYRVIYDLIDDVRNAMEGLLDTVEEEVPIGMAEVRAVFSSGSGRVAGCMVTDGKLVKGCGIRVLRKGKEVHVGVLDSLRRVKEMVKEVNSGLECGIGAEDYDDWEEGDSVEAFNKVEKKRTLEEASALMSATLEEVRR, from the exons ATGGCTTCATTAGCTTCCCTTGCGAATTTGGGGAGCTTGAACATGATTTCTTTTGGTAATTTTGACGGCTCTGTTTGTTTAGTTAGGAGCATTTCTATTCATAGGAATGGGAATAGTTTTAGTGGAAGGAGGTGGAGGTATGTTGGTGTTTGTAGATATTCTGTAACGACGGATTACATTGCGGAACAAGGGACTTCGGTGTCACTTGATTCGACCTACGGAGGCAGCAAAGAGAGTGACACCAACACATTTCTCAAGGCAGCCCCAAAGCCTGTGTTGAAATCGGAGTCTAAGCCGAATCCCCTTCTTAACATGAGCTCGGATGAGTCGAAAGTTAACACGAGGTCGGATGCTGGGAGGGTGAGTGATGCAGAGGAAGAGAGGAGTAAGGTGATTGAGTCGTTAGGAGAGGTGCTTGAGAAGGCGGAGAAGTTAGAGACTAGCAAGAAGCCCGATGCGCCTGCTAGCAAGCCCTTGACTAGTGAAGTTGTGAACCAAAGGAATGGTAAGCCATTTAGTTCTGCAGAGAGCACAAATCGCAAGTCTAATAATAAGACCAATAAGAGTGTCTGGCGCAAGGGTAATCCTGTGTCGCCTGTTCAAAAAATTGTGAAGGAGACGGTAAAGCAAGAACCTAGAACAGATGGAGCAGGGGTTTCTGTGTCTGGTTCTCAGCCTGCTTCTCCTGTTAGACCCCCGCCTCCACCTCAAAAAATACAACCAAAATTACAGGAGAGGCCCTCAGTGGCTCCTCCTTCGCCTCCTATAAAGAAACCTATCACGCTGAAGGATGTCGGTGCAGGTTCGAAGCCACTTGTTGCTAATGGAACTGATTCTCCTCCTAAGTCTAAGGAACGTAAACCAATTCTAATTGATAAGTTTGCATCTAAGAAACCAGTGGTTGATCCTGTGATTGCTCAAGCTGTTTTAGCACCTACAAAACCAGTGAAGACATTTGGACCTGTAAAGTTCAAAGACGGATTCAGAAAGAAGGGTGGTCCATCCGGAGCACCTCGTAGGCGTTTAGATGAGGATGGTATTCAAGATGAGGATGCATCTGAACTAGATGTTTCTATTCGTGGTGCTGCAACTGCTAGAAAAGGAAGAAAATGGTCCAAAGCAAGCCGAAAGGCTGCCAGGCTTCAGGCTGCCAAAGATGCAGCACCCGTCAGAGTAGAAATCATGGAAGTTGAGGAAGATGGTATGTCCACCGAGGAGTTGGCCTACAACTTAGCCACTAGTGAAGGTGAGATTCTCGGGTATCTGTACTCTAAGGGAATCAAGCCCGATGGTGTCCTAAAGCTGAGTAAAGATGTGGTTAAGATGGTTTGTGAAGAGTATGAGGTGGAAGTCATTGATGCTGATCCTATCAGGGTGGAGGAAATGGCGAAAAAGAAGGAAATTCTTGATGACGATGACTTGGATAAATTAGAATTGAGGCCTCCTGTGCTAACCATAATGGGCCATGTTGATCATGGAAAG ACATCACTCTTGGACTACATACGGAAGAGCAAG GTGGCAGCATCTGAAGCTGGTGGGATCACCCAAGGGATAGGGGCCTACAGAGTTCAAGTACCTTTCGATGGAAAGCCACAAACATGTGTTTTTCTTGATACTCCCGGGCatgaa GCATTTGGAGCAATGAGAGCACGTGGAGCAAGAGTGACAGATATCGCTATTATCGTAGTTGCAGCTGATGATGGGATCCAACCTCAAACAACTGAGGCTATTGCACATGCCAAAGCAGCAGGAGTCCCAATCATTGTAGCTATAAATAAG ATAGATAAGGATGGAGCTAATCCAGATCGTGTCATGCAAGATCTTTCATCAATTGGATTTATGCCCGAAGAGTGGGGTGGTGACATCCCAATGGTTAAG ATAAGTGCTCTCAAAGGGGAGAATGTGGACGACTTGCTGGAAACAGTCATGCTTGTTTCTGAG TTGCAAGAGCTGAAGGCAAACCCAAATAGGAATGCTAAAGGAACAGTCATTGAAGCTGGTCTGGATAAATCAAGAGGACCTGTAGCTACATTCATTGTGCAAAATGGAACACTCAAAAGAGGAGACATAGTAGTTTGTGGTGAAGCTTTTGGAAAG GTGAGGGCTTTATTTGATGATCAAGGGACACGGGTTGATGAAGCCGGGCCTTCGATTCCAGTACAG GTTATTGGATTAAATAATGTTCCTTTAGCTGGTGATGAGTTTGAGGTTGTTGGTTCACTCGATATCGCTCGAGAACAGGCAGAGTCACGGGCAGATTATATGAGGAATGAGCGTATTATGGAAAAAGCTGGAGACGGAATGATTACACTTTCTTCGTTGGCTTCTGCTGTTTCAGCGGGGAAAACTGTTGGATTAGATCTTCATCAGCTTAATATAATACTGAAAGTTGATCTTCAG GGGTCGATTGAGGCTGTCAGGCAAGCTCTGCAGGTGCTTCCACAAACTAACATCAGTCTGAAGTTTCTACTGCAAGCAACGGGGGATGTCAGCTCCAGTGATGTTGACCTTGCAGTGGCAAGTAAAGCAATTATTTTCGGCTTTAATGTTAAGGTACCTGGTTCAGTCAAGAGCCAAGCGGATAGCAAAGGTGTTGAGATTCGGCTGTACAGAGTTATCTACGATCTTATTGATGATGTTCGGAATGCAATGGAGGGACTCCTAGATACAGTTGAG GAAGAGGTGCCAATAGGAATGGCGGAAGTGAGGGCTGTATTCAGCAGTGGCAGTGGGCGTGTTGCAGGATGCATGGTGACAGACGGGAAGCTAGTTAAAGGCTGTGGAATTCGCGTGCTTAGAAAAGGCAAAGAAGTTCATGTTGGCGTACTTGATTCCTTAAGACGGGTCAAGGAGATGGTGAAAGAG GTGAATTCTGGACTAGAGTGCGGAATTGGAGCAGAGGATTACGATGATTGGGAGGAAGGAGACAGTGTGGAGGCCTTCAACAAAGTGGAGAAGAAGAGAACGCTCGAAGAGGCATCGGCCTTAATGTCAGCTACGCTGGAGGAAGTACGGAGATAA